In Phyllopteryx taeniolatus isolate TA_2022b chromosome 5, UOR_Ptae_1.2, whole genome shotgun sequence, the DNA window acaaaaatgtcaaaaaaagtggagacattaattactgtatgtacttcctgccatctaatagaagaccatttatttgttgtgtCTGCCACTATGCcttactggcataaatagatgaacaaagataactTACTTattgtaaatacttttttgagcaattaagtacacaagtatatacagtaaattaacaagtcAATTAAATAGACAAATTGCTCcctcttgtgatcggatcggttatcgttttttttaaactaaaaaatcctgatcgtgtcaagcctaataattatttgtattttgttttactacCGCCTCGAAAAACCATCTTAAATACATCTAGTGTGTATGTATCTATATTTCAACATATTGGAAGTTAGTTAAACATGTTATTTGCCTACATATTTTATTGCACTTTTCTACTCGTGTTTGTACATttgactactactacttttactttcattttaaattgtgatgCACTTTGTGACTTCTTTTAATAATGTTCTGGTCTTTGTGCCTAATTGTTCTTGAGAAGGACCAACATTAAgcacaacaacagttaaaaatatatatatgaataatcCCTTGCCTTCCTTATCAGACTCCTCTTCCCCTCCCTCTGCTCCTCCTTCCACCTCCTGTTCCTCATCGCTGTCCTCTGATTCAGACTCTTCCAGCCATTCTTGGGTCTCTAAAGAGAGTGAATCATAAAACCCAATGAAAACTCACATGGCACCACCAGGCTCACTGTTGATCTGATGCTGATTATATTTCAGATGTTGATTTATGTGACTTCTAAGGTGGTCTTGACAATCTGTTTTTCCTAACTGGATGACTCACTTGGATCCATCTTAACCAAGACCTCCCATTGGTCCATTTTGTGGAGGTCCAGACAGTAGAAGTCGTTCAAGGTGAATTGGCGGCTGCCCACCTCAAACATCCCGCCGTAGAGGAAGAGCTTGCCCTGACGCACCGTTGCCATGGCACTGGAGCGTGGGCAGGGCTCCACAATGGCTGATGCTGAATAAGAATGGAagaagaaacacccaaaaaaatcatctccATTTGTCACTTGGCTATTATTATAAGAAAATAAACTGTCGAGTGACAGTGACATCCTAACTGATCAATAATGTTTAATTAGGAAAACTGGTTGAAAATTCCAACCACTtgggagattattattattttttttttttttaaagacaacaaaaataaatggttaCACTGCAGGTGTAAGTCAGCACAGAGCACAGTGAATATATGCCCGTAAGCAAACTTGTATgctatttgtatgtgttgctgctccaagTGTGTTAAAGTAGTAGTTTGAAGGTTTAAAATTACCATCACATCCATGCTAATTTATGTTAGCCCGTCTAAGGCATttcaaattacaaccccaattccaatgaagttgggacattgtgttaaacataaatacaaacagaatacaatgatttgcaaaattttatggctgcaacacgttccaaaaaagttgggacagggtcatgtttaccactgtgttacatcaccttttctttaaacaacattcaataaacgtttgggaactgaggacactaattgttgaagctttgtaggtggaatcctttcccattcttgcttgatgtacagcttcagctgttcaacagtccggggtctccattgccGTATTttccgcttcataatgcgccatgcattttcaatgggagacaggtctggactgcaggcaggtcagtctagtacccgcactcttttactacgaaaccacgccgttgtaacacgtgcataatgtggtttggcgttgtcttgctgaaataatcaggggcgtccatgaaaaatacattgcttggatggcagcatgtttctccaaaacctgtatgtacctttcagcattaatggtgccttcacagatgtgtaagttacccatgccatcggcactaacacagccccataccatcacagattctggtttttgaactttgcatccataacagtcctgatggttcttttcctctttggcccggaggacacgacatccacaatttccaaaaacaatttgaaatgtggactcgttggaccacagaacacttttccactttgcatcagtccatcttagatgagctcgggctcagagaagctggcggcgtttctgggtgttgttgataaatggcataGAAGAgttttcaagttgcacttacggatgtagcgccgaactgtatttactgacattggttttctgaagtgttcctgagcccatgtggtgatatcctttacacattgatgtcggtttttgatgcagtgccgcctgaggatcgaaggtcacggggatccaatgttggttttcggccttgccgctgacatgcagtgatttatccagattctctgaaccttttgatattatggaccgtagatgatgaaatccctaaattccttgcaattgtacgttgaggaacattgtccttaaactgtacGACTATTTTCTTCTgcacttgtttacaaagaggtgaacctcgcccatctttgcttgggaatgactgagcaattcagggaagttccttttatagccaatcagggcacacacctgttcccaattagcctgttcacctgtgggatgttccaaacaggtgttggatgaacattcctcaactttctcagtcttttttgccacctgtcccagcttttttggaacaggttgcaaccataaaattataagttcatgattatttgctaaaaccaataaagtttatcagttttaaatttaaatatcttgtctttgtagtgtattcaattaaatataggttgaacatgatttgcaaatcattgtattctgtttttaattatctttaacaacattccaacttcattggaattggggttgtatatgttagatacaattttgttgtttgttttgtgtgtcagtattacggtaaatttcaactgggagtgacaaatctttgcctcttatttagaGAATTGTACAAATGTTTTCTTAAAGTGCCGTTACCTCTCCCATCTCTTGACAGCGAAAGTGAGAACAGTTGCTAAGGaatatttaaaaagtgtaataagttgaaatgtgttCGAAGCATGTCAGAGgggtaaaactgtaaaaaaaattaaaacaattttatccGGTCACGCATTGGTTTCAAGGAAGGTAACGCTGACGTCTACAAGTATTCTCCTTATTTAATGATCTATACATCTCTAATGTACGATATTAACGTCACATTTAATGGCCAAAGCTTTGTCTATGGTTTTGATTTACactgggtgtttttttaatgccctttttgtttttgtgggcaGACACAGGTGCATTTACATCACTGATCGGCATATTCCCCTGGTGTCAGAGTCGTATTGATGGGGTATATTGAAATTATAATAGTAGATGTACATGTGCTTTTAGACCAGAGCTACCTTGGCCATCGTGTGTCGGATTACATTCAATATCAATAGGATTCTTGCTTATGCCTGACAATCTTTTTACAAGCAGACTCCTGACAAGAGCAAGTTGTGTCTGGTGAGAAATCTAGTGTTCTTGCTTCAAGAAAGACAAACAATCTCTAAAGACAATGAGGTCAGcgcaaacaagaaaacaaaactgcTGTCATCTCACTAATTCAcagggactctaaattgtaatTCCGTGAAAGTGTGTATTCGATCGtaccatcctcctcttcctcctcctcttcatcatcgGCATTTGTCTCCTCCGCTTCCTGAGCTCCGGGGATTACTTCCTTGATGGTCATCACTGTGCCATCTTCTGTAACAATCTCCTTGATGACCTCAGTGGGCCCTGTGGGAGcatcttcttctttctccttaTCTGCCGCCTCCCCCCCAGCTTCATCCTTCTTCCCTCGCCGACGTTTCTTCTTATCCGTCTTGTTACCCTGAAAAGACCGACATTCCGCTCACTACTTTACTACtagtactttatttatttattagcccTTGCGCAATCTATTAGTTTTGGCATGTCAGAGAGACCTTTGTCACATGACTCTGTTTCCACAATACAAGGTAACTACTGGTGACGTTTGTAcggagccaggcagtcacatgactgcataCGAAACCTCCACGGCCCCGCCCACACAGAAGTTAAATTTGCAaagtttttacatttacagtatataaagcaCGGCATAGCAGAAACAATGGAGGGTTTCCTCAGCGTGCGACTCGCAGTCAGAGAATGCACAACTTTCCTGGCCTCATTGAATCAGCTTTCCTTCCTgactacaaacaaaaaaaaacagctgtcgTGCGTTGTCATCTGTGTCTTCCTAAAAAGTCCATATTTCAGCCTACATGAACTCCACTTAGAACTTGTGCTGTGTAAACAAAGAACGTTTATTTAAGGCCATTTCTTCTGACTCAATtagccttaatttgttattttataaagatctaatttattattgttttatttaagtgATATTGCTGGGTAATATTACCACgtacagtatttcatatttttgtcaatcTGATGTTCATGCTTTGAAAAAATTATAAATCacaagttactcaccagttacttgagtagttttatCACTGAATACTTgatcaagtaattatttggaagactgctttttaattttccttgagtcatattattattaagtaaCAATACtcttaaatacaatatttggctactcacCTCTATATGAATTGGTTCAacattttaatgttcaaataatGTTTAATTCCCTTTCTGTATGTGACAGTTTTACAGTGAAatttaactgggagtgacaaataagcagcttgaagcaagcatggtTTGCCAATTATTATTTCAACAACTGTGCAAACGAGACTGTGACAACAGGCGCCAAGGAGgattttaaagtgttttgttgtaattatgtgttttaatacgtttaaagcatgtgggaggggtaaaaatacttgaaaaaaaacaatatggtCTTTCTATATTGTAGAATTTTACCTAACGCGGGTGGGTCTGGAGTGCATCccctacaataataataataataatgggttctctatatttgtaattttgcaCTGTGAATTTAATCGGTCAGTTGATAGCAGCTTACCCTGAGTTGACTAGGATACCAGCGGTTCTTGACTGTATCAAACAAGTAGAGGTCATTGTAGAAGTCACCCTCCAgcgtctcctcctcttcctcatcataAACCCCACCGAACAACACGGCGCGCCCTGACGGGCCAACCGCCATGGAGAAGCCAGAGCGGGGCGGCGGCTTGTTTCCTGATGGGCTCAATCTGGACCATGTCCACTTCTCTGGAAAAACAGACAaattataaaatcaaacaagatGTCAACTTCACATTGCATTGTGCTTATGTTGGCTGTACCTTGGCCAGCTTTACCCTCTTGCCTAAGGAGAAACATGTCAGAGTGGATCGTTCCCTTCTCAATGTCCTTTTTCAGTCTCTATGTGAACACAGCAGCTATTAGGGCATTGGCACATTGCATTTACACTTACAGTGATACCTTAACTTAgttaagttttatttattttgaccaaactcgtaactcaatttactaatttctcaaatacatttttctatttgaaatgaactgaaagcCCTTAATCGGTTTGAagcagcacccccccccccccaaaaagaaaacagtttATGGGCTGGATAAAAATAGCACTGCACCTCGTGGGAGACGTCAGGAGCGCTTGTGGGTTAGTCTGCCTACAGCAGTGTCttcaatttgtatttgtgttggaCTGTTTGTCCtattcaagaaattgctgaaaGTATATCGGCAAGGGCATTGGAGCACCTTAATCTGTGCACCTGGAGCTCACGCCTAACAAATTTTGGCccgcaaaacaaagcaaaaaaatacatgtatacatatatatatatatatataatatatatatataatatatatcaaaaccataaacacacacacaccagtttgGAGTATCCTCCATAGATGATGACACCGGAGCCATCAGGCGTAGAGGTCATCTGACAGGCGGAGCGTGGCAAGGGGGCAACGCCTGACACAGAGAGCCGTGACCAAGAGAAAGTGTCCAAGGAGAACGAGTAGATGTCATTGTAGTAGATAAAATCTCTGTGAGGtgaaaaacatgtcaaagaaaaaaaaaaaaagaaaatgatcagTAAAGCTGAGGCAAGAATGACAAATCATAATTTCCATtattgcaaatgttatttatatccatccatccatccatccattttcaataccacttattgtcactagggtcgcaggtgtgatggagcctatctcagctg includes these proteins:
- the klhdc4 gene encoding kelch domain-containing protein 4 isoform X1: MGKKSKTEKKVKGAEKTAAKMEKKVSKRSKREEEDLEALIAEFQSMDAKKTRVVETACPPPSARLSASLSAHPEKDELILFGGEFFNGKKTYLYNDLFFYNIKKDSWVKSEIPNPPPPRCSHQAVPVSQGGGQLWVFGGEFASPNGEQFYHYKDLWVLHLATNTWENIKAPGGPSGRSGHRMALSRRQLLVFGGFHESTRDFIYYNDIYSFSLDTFSWSRLSVSGVAPLPRSACQMTSTPDGSGVIIYGGYSKLRLKKDIEKGTIHSDMFLLRQEGKAGQEKWTWSRLSPSGNKPPPRSGFSMAVGPSGRAVLFGGVYDEEEEETLEGDFYNDLYLFDTVKNRWYPSQLRGNKTDKKKRRRGKKDEAGGEAADKEKEEDAPTGPTEVIKEIVTEDGTVMTIKEVIPGAQEAEETNADDEEEEEEEDASAIVEPCPRSSAMATVRQGKLFLYGGMFEVGSRQFTLNDFYCLDLHKMDQWEVLVKMDPKTQEWLEESESEDSDEEQEVEGGAEGGEEESDKEDEDDHPAAKPGETLTEYQARTEQYWIRLTQANMGADAKDKKVVKVALAMAKVFYEDHTEGA
- the klhdc4 gene encoding kelch domain-containing protein 4 isoform X2: MDAKKTRVVETACPPPSARLSASLSAHPEKDELILFGGEFFNGKKTYLYNDLFFYNIKKDSWVKSEIPNPPPPRCSHQAVPVSQGGGQLWVFGGEFASPNGEQFYHYKDLWVLHLATNTWENIKAPGGPSGRSGHRMALSRRQLLVFGGFHESTRDFIYYNDIYSFSLDTFSWSRLSVSGVAPLPRSACQMTSTPDGSGVIIYGGYSKLRLKKDIEKGTIHSDMFLLRQEGKAGQEKWTWSRLSPSGNKPPPRSGFSMAVGPSGRAVLFGGVYDEEEEETLEGDFYNDLYLFDTVKNRWYPSQLRGNKTDKKKRRRGKKDEAGGEAADKEKEEDAPTGPTEVIKEIVTEDGTVMTIKEVIPGAQEAEETNADDEEEEEEEDASAIVEPCPRSSAMATVRQGKLFLYGGMFEVGSRQFTLNDFYCLDLHKMDQWEVLVKMDPKTQEWLEESESEDSDEEQEVEGGAEGGEEESDKEDEDDHPAAKPGETLTEYQARTEQYWIRLTQANMGADAKDKKVVKVALAMAKVFYEDHTEGA